One genomic segment of Allocatelliglobosispora scoriae includes these proteins:
- a CDS encoding aminotransferase class IV: protein MNAAQQPYVEIDGEPATVANLLFPALVNYGHFTAMQVRSGRVRGLALHLRRLDQANRELFGAGLDGELVRDRIRHATAERPDASVRAVVFRAAPDAEVSVLVSVTPPHEFDDRPQSLRSVEYQRPAAHLKHIGGFGQIYHSTRARHDGYDDALLTDATGLISETAIANIGFRDGDAVLWPNLPALAGITMQLLELALLEAGVPVRRRPLRPADVESLQAAFVSNTLGIAPVNRIDDRRIAEDETFLAMICKYYDAVSWDRI from the coding sequence ATGAACGCCGCACAGCAGCCGTATGTCGAGATCGACGGCGAACCCGCCACGGTCGCGAACCTGCTGTTCCCGGCGCTGGTCAACTACGGCCACTTCACCGCGATGCAGGTGCGCAGCGGCCGGGTCCGCGGGCTCGCCCTGCACCTGCGCCGCCTCGATCAGGCCAACCGGGAGCTGTTCGGCGCAGGCCTCGACGGCGAGCTGGTGCGCGACCGGATCCGGCACGCGACAGCCGAGCGCCCGGACGCCTCGGTGCGGGCCGTCGTCTTCCGGGCCGCACCCGATGCCGAGGTGTCGGTGCTGGTGTCGGTGACACCGCCGCACGAGTTCGACGACCGGCCGCAGTCCCTGCGATCGGTGGAGTACCAGCGCCCGGCCGCTCACCTGAAGCACATCGGCGGGTTCGGGCAGATCTACCACAGCACCCGGGCCCGACACGACGGCTACGACGACGCGCTGCTCACCGACGCCACCGGGCTGATCAGTGAGACCGCGATCGCCAACATCGGCTTCCGCGACGGGGACGCGGTGCTGTGGCCGAATCTGCCCGCGCTCGCCGGCATCACCATGCAGCTGCTGGAGCTGGCGCTGCTGGAGGCGGGGGTTCCCGTCCGGCGGCGGCCGCTGCGCCCGGCCGACGTCGAGTCGCTGCAGGCGGCGTTCGTCAGCAACACGCTGGGCATCGCGCCGGTCAACCGCATCGACGACCGGCGGATCGCCGAGGACGAGACGTTCCTGGCGATGATCTGCAAGTACTACGACGCGGTCAGCTGGGACCGGATCTGA
- a CDS encoding DUF6220 domain-containing protein, translating into MRKAFAALAVLLTIVVIAEFFFAASGGFSSASKHEAAYRLHHALGYVTFLLPVAMAIVAASARLPRRLIWMSVLVVGLTSVQVAIAKLAIAIRDSGVGQLVSGLHAVNGLVMLAVVVMIVHRARAVAAEWRQTDNPQTSKMI; encoded by the coding sequence ATGCGTAAAGCCTTCGCCGCGCTGGCGGTCCTGCTCACGATCGTCGTCATCGCCGAGTTCTTCTTCGCCGCGAGCGGTGGTTTCAGCTCCGCATCCAAGCATGAGGCGGCCTACCGGCTCCATCACGCGCTGGGCTATGTGACCTTCCTCCTGCCGGTGGCGATGGCGATCGTGGCCGCGTCGGCCCGGCTGCCGCGGCGGCTCATCTGGATGTCCGTCCTGGTCGTCGGGCTGACCTCCGTCCAGGTCGCGATTGCCAAACTCGCCATCGCGATCCGCGACAGCGGTGTCGGCCAGCTCGTCTCCGGGCTGCACGCGGTCAACGGCCTGGTCATGCTGGCGGTGGTCGTGATGATCGTCCACCGGGCGCGGGCGGTGGCGGCCGAGTGGCGGCAAACCGACAACCCGCAGACGTCGAAGATGATCTAA
- the sigJ gene encoding RNA polymerase sigma factor SigJ, which produces MGPITAERRQLTNLAYRLLGSLADAEDAVQETYARWYAMSEQQQEAIESPGAWLTTVAGRICLDVLGSARVRRERYVGEWVPEPLPDSARWIGGDPADLVTLDETVGMAFLVVLDSMTPAERVAFVLHDVFCHSFAEVAEIVGRTPAACRQLASSARRRIRALQASAVPAGQRVEIVRDFKKAWEAKDIGALIGLLDPAATAVADGGGQASTVLRPIVGSEQIARYAIDIVTWVPGMTILESTVNGEPGLIAQQGGVTVTVIAFDIADGRIRRMWAVRNPDKLRPWTAAR; this is translated from the coding sequence GTGGGACCGATCACAGCTGAGCGACGGCAACTGACCAACCTCGCCTACCGGCTCCTCGGTTCGCTGGCCGACGCCGAGGACGCGGTGCAGGAGACCTACGCCCGCTGGTACGCCATGTCCGAGCAGCAGCAGGAGGCGATCGAGTCGCCCGGCGCCTGGCTGACGACGGTCGCCGGCCGCATCTGCCTGGACGTGCTCGGCTCGGCCCGGGTCCGTCGCGAGCGCTACGTGGGCGAATGGGTCCCGGAGCCGCTGCCCGACAGCGCCCGGTGGATCGGCGGCGACCCGGCCGACCTGGTGACCCTCGACGAGACGGTCGGCATGGCCTTCCTCGTGGTGCTCGACTCGATGACCCCCGCCGAGCGGGTGGCGTTCGTCCTCCACGATGTCTTCTGCCACTCGTTCGCCGAGGTGGCCGAGATCGTCGGCCGGACCCCGGCGGCCTGCCGCCAGCTCGCCTCCTCCGCCCGCCGCCGCATCCGGGCGCTGCAGGCCTCGGCCGTTCCGGCGGGCCAGCGGGTCGAGATCGTCCGGGACTTCAAGAAGGCGTGGGAGGCGAAGGACATCGGCGCGCTGATCGGGCTGCTCGACCCGGCCGCCACGGCGGTCGCCGACGGCGGCGGCCAGGCCAGCACGGTGCTCCGGCCGATCGTCGGCAGCGAGCAGATCGCCCGCTACGCCATCGACATCGTCACCTGGGTGCCCGGCATGACGATCCTGGAGAGCACGGTCAACGGCGAGCCCGGCCTCATCGCCCAGCAGGGCGGCGTCACCGTGACGGTGATCGCGTTCGACATCGCGGACGGCCGGATCCGGCGCATGTGGGCGGTGCGCAACCCCGACAAGCTCCGCCCGTGGACGGCGGCGCGATGA
- a CDS encoding VWD domain-containing protein has product MKMIARLAGTAAVLATMLLVAWPGAASAAADGGLGLDLRTAQPSFAQDELIRLTLAVTNGTGAECGLAKAAEGTVQVLSVRKDGQELFPVLGRSFYLDGIDNAIADSTASAAPGATVDVALTSVRVHDGDAPGSVVVRSVTASPDGGGLDALWPVGATGDYELTAAYAIPAIGGAVTPCSGGTVMRTVKFTVGEPKGGIPWLWIGAGVGVLVLIVLVVVVLLRKRKPAAAVAVALVLLGLSAVFSTPGRPAYADVEIDPTRGIPVPNFQPQVEACLAGFAKPGNDPSGLLPRLKDKSTPKVSIIPTTGESQAFETPQGPGGKGSSSVAWNPTNTDDYGDGVLRDPCASLYHELNHADDISKNQVPEGDCGDTGIKKAEVKATLAENRYRQAQNPKLDARKEYKGNVLPPSYDECKKPTKPKPPQKGPVRLCEGTTGGDCASNNGDPHMITFDRVFYDFQAVGEFVVIRSTGGDALEVQSRQAAMGPSRTVSVNSALAFRLGDHRVSLVIANAVTEVRIDGEPATLARGEKSLPGGGTLVRRESDLRTADGYDIRWPDGSEAAVDQIGSYGYRLLVKLAKSRSGKVQGLLGNFDGDPDNDIAPPTGAALTQPVPFEKLYPGYADSWRLTQEASLFTYASGQSTQTFTDKAFPDKPVTLEDLDAARRAQAEEICRWAGLSSGWQFLECVFDVAATGRSEFAASSASTGRVAPAPSPIKEKPIASGTLTAGTDEKLTFAGHTGDQVFVDVTGPTMSNECSPYVLLDPTGKEIASGCNINGVGYIDRTELTMDGQYSVTIKTRESANARANMRVYLAKDTVAAIKPNGDPVTAVIAQPGAEARYTFTGAAGQRVYVAVPASTLPNQCSPLELHDRTGKTLASGCVINGVGEIDGTLLPEDGTYTVVVDPNDRTIGSTDLQLFTAKDQTAEIALNGQPVVANVTQPGLVLRYRFTGTAGSSVTLTATDSTLPDQCSPLELLDPAGKLFASGCVINGSGGIAATVLPSTGTYTIVVDANVAAIGVATLTLRSS; this is encoded by the coding sequence ATGAAGATGATCGCGAGACTGGCGGGCACAGCCGCCGTCCTGGCAACGATGTTGTTGGTGGCATGGCCCGGTGCGGCGTCCGCCGCCGCGGATGGCGGCCTCGGGCTCGACCTCCGCACCGCCCAGCCGTCGTTCGCCCAGGATGAGCTCATCCGCCTGACCCTCGCGGTGACCAACGGCACCGGCGCCGAGTGCGGCCTGGCCAAGGCCGCCGAGGGCACCGTGCAGGTCCTCTCGGTCCGCAAGGACGGCCAGGAGCTCTTCCCGGTGCTGGGCCGCAGCTTCTACCTCGACGGCATCGACAACGCCATCGCCGACAGCACAGCGTCGGCGGCACCCGGTGCCACGGTGGACGTCGCCTTGACCAGCGTGCGGGTCCACGACGGCGATGCGCCCGGCAGCGTCGTGGTGCGCTCGGTGACCGCCTCCCCCGACGGCGGCGGCCTGGACGCGCTGTGGCCGGTCGGTGCGACGGGCGACTACGAGCTCACCGCCGCCTACGCCATCCCGGCGATCGGCGGAGCGGTCACCCCGTGCAGCGGCGGCACCGTGATGCGGACGGTGAAGTTCACCGTGGGCGAGCCGAAGGGCGGCATCCCGTGGCTGTGGATCGGCGCCGGGGTCGGCGTACTCGTCCTGATCGTGCTGGTCGTCGTCGTGCTGCTGCGCAAGCGCAAGCCGGCGGCGGCCGTGGCGGTGGCTCTGGTCCTGCTCGGCCTCTCCGCGGTCTTCAGCACGCCGGGCCGGCCCGCCTATGCCGATGTGGAGATCGACCCGACGAGGGGCATCCCGGTGCCCAACTTCCAGCCCCAGGTCGAGGCGTGCCTCGCCGGTTTCGCGAAGCCGGGCAACGACCCGTCGGGCCTGCTGCCCCGGCTCAAGGACAAGTCGACGCCGAAGGTCAGCATCATCCCCACCACCGGCGAGTCCCAGGCATTCGAGACACCGCAGGGCCCCGGCGGCAAGGGGTCCTCGTCGGTGGCGTGGAACCCGACGAACACCGACGATTACGGCGACGGCGTGCTGCGTGACCCCTGTGCCTCGCTTTACCACGAGCTCAACCACGCCGACGACATCTCCAAGAACCAGGTGCCCGAGGGCGACTGCGGCGACACCGGCATCAAGAAGGCCGAGGTCAAGGCCACTCTCGCGGAGAACAGGTACCGCCAGGCGCAGAACCCGAAGCTCGACGCCCGCAAAGAGTACAAGGGCAACGTGCTGCCGCCGAGCTATGACGAGTGCAAGAAGCCGACCAAGCCGAAGCCGCCGCAGAAGGGGCCGGTGCGCCTCTGCGAGGGCACCACCGGCGGTGACTGCGCCAGCAACAACGGCGACCCGCACATGATCACCTTCGACCGGGTCTTCTACGACTTCCAGGCCGTCGGCGAGTTCGTCGTGATCAGATCCACCGGCGGCGACGCCCTGGAGGTGCAGTCCCGGCAGGCGGCGATGGGTCCGTCGCGGACGGTCTCGGTCAACTCGGCGCTCGCCTTCCGCCTCGGCGACCACCGCGTCTCCCTCGTCATCGCCAACGCGGTGACCGAGGTACGCATAGACGGCGAGCCCGCCACCCTGGCGCGGGGCGAGAAGAGCCTGCCCGGCGGCGGCACCCTGGTCCGCCGCGAATCCGACCTGCGGACCGCCGACGGTTACGACATCCGCTGGCCGGACGGCTCCGAGGCCGCCGTCGACCAGATCGGCTCCTACGGCTACCGGCTGCTGGTGAAGCTCGCCAAGAGCCGCTCCGGCAAGGTGCAGGGCCTGCTCGGCAACTTCGACGGCGACCCCGACAACGACATCGCCCCGCCGACCGGCGCAGCACTCACCCAGCCGGTGCCGTTCGAGAAGCTCTACCCCGGTTACGCGGACTCGTGGCGGCTGACGCAGGAGGCGTCGCTGTTCACCTACGCCTCGGGCCAGAGCACGCAGACCTTCACCGACAAGGCCTTCCCCGACAAGCCGGTGACGCTGGAGGACCTCGACGCCGCCCGCCGGGCCCAGGCCGAGGAGATCTGCCGCTGGGCGGGTCTGAGCAGCGGCTGGCAGTTCCTGGAGTGTGTCTTCGACGTCGCGGCCACCGGCCGGTCGGAGTTCGCCGCGAGCAGCGCCAGCACCGGCCGGGTCGCCCCGGCCCCGTCGCCGATCAAGGAGAAGCCGATCGCGTCCGGCACGCTGACCGCGGGCACGGACGAGAAGCTGACCTTCGCCGGGCACACCGGTGACCAGGTCTTCGTCGACGTCACCGGTCCCACCATGAGCAACGAGTGCTCGCCCTACGTCCTGCTCGACCCGACGGGCAAGGAGATCGCCAGCGGCTGCAACATCAACGGCGTCGGCTACATCGACCGCACCGAACTCACGATGGACGGGCAGTACTCCGTCACGATCAAGACCAGGGAGAGCGCGAACGCCCGCGCCAACATGCGCGTCTACCTCGCCAAGGACACCGTCGCCGCCATCAAGCCCAACGGCGATCCGGTCACCGCGGTGATCGCGCAGCCCGGTGCCGAGGCCCGCTACACCTTCACCGGCGCCGCCGGTCAGCGGGTCTACGTCGCGGTGCCGGCGAGCACCCTGCCGAACCAGTGCTCGCCGCTGGAGCTGCACGACCGGACGGGCAAGACCCTCGCCTCCGGCTGCGTCATCAACGGGGTCGGCGAGATCGACGGCACGCTGCTGCCCGAGGACGGCACCTACACCGTGGTCGTCGATCCCAACGACCGCACCATCGGCAGCACCGACCTGCAGCTGTTCACGGCGAAGGACCAGACCGCCGAGATCGCCCTGAACGGACAGCCGGTCGTCGCCAACGTCACCCAGCCCGGGCTCGTCCTGCGCTACCGGTTCACCGGCACGGCCGGGTCCTCGGTGACGCTCACCGCGACCGACTCCACCCTGCCGGACCAGTGCTCGCCGCTGGAGCTGCTCGACCCGGCGGGCAAGCTGTTCGCGTCCGGCTGCGTCATCAACGGCAGCGGCGGCATCGCCGCGACGGTCCTGCCGTCGACCGGCACCTACACGATCGTCGTGGACGCCAACGTCGCCGCCATCGGCGTCGCCACCCTCACCCTGCGCAGTTCCTGA
- the lexA gene encoding transcriptional repressor LexA — translation MSVAGFEPGLSVRQQRILVTIQEWIAKRGYPPTLREIGKEVGLTASSTVSYHLKELERKGLLTRDAGRPRALTVCVPVDDDGMPQPPAEKAVRVPLLGTIAAGGPILAEESLEEVLTLSRDIVGYGTLFSLRVRGDSMIDAAICDGDVVVVRQQPTAYSGEVVAAMIDGEATVKVYRASRGHVLLMPCNPAYEPIPGDDAVVLGKVVTVIRRLR, via the coding sequence ATGAGCGTGGCCGGGTTCGAACCGGGACTCAGCGTGCGGCAGCAGCGCATCCTGGTGACGATCCAGGAGTGGATCGCCAAGCGGGGATACCCGCCGACCCTGCGGGAGATCGGCAAGGAGGTCGGGCTGACGGCCTCCTCGACCGTCTCCTACCACCTCAAGGAGCTGGAGCGCAAAGGCCTGCTGACCCGCGACGCCGGCCGTCCGCGAGCGCTGACGGTCTGCGTACCGGTGGATGACGACGGGATGCCGCAGCCGCCCGCCGAGAAGGCCGTCCGGGTGCCGCTACTCGGCACGATCGCGGCCGGCGGGCCGATCCTCGCCGAGGAGTCGCTGGAGGAGGTGCTGACCCTCTCCCGCGACATCGTCGGCTACGGCACCCTGTTCTCGCTGCGGGTACGCGGTGACTCCATGATCGACGCCGCGATCTGCGACGGCGATGTGGTCGTCGTCCGCCAGCAGCCCACCGCGTACAGCGGGGAGGTCGTGGCGGCGATGATCGACGGCGAGGCGACCGTGAAGGTCTACCGGGCCAGCCGGGGACACGTCCTGCTCATGCCGTGCAACCCCGCCTACGAGCCGATCCCCGGCGACGACGCGGTGGTGCTCGGCAAGGTCGTCACCGTGATCCGCCGCCTGCGATAG
- a CDS encoding alpha/beta fold hydrolase has protein sequence MELVGVPTPAGGTVSCRTWPGQTRPFVLVHGLASNARLWDEVADELSAAGHPVWAVDLPGHGATELPPTGVDTASAARAVTAVIQAHLLAGAVVAGQSWGGNVAVRLTADRPELVGALALVDGGWIDLPADFGTWDECAEALRPADLHGLRADDLRDRLRQSHPDWSDRAVEATVASLRELPDGTVERRLPIPAHLAIVRDMWDHPPGPWLARITAPTLLLPAIPQDHARAERTRRRVAAAADLLLDNTIREYADSDHDLHAQRPRELATDLLGLARR, from the coding sequence ATGGAGCTGGTCGGCGTACCAACCCCCGCCGGAGGCACCGTGAGCTGCCGCACCTGGCCGGGCCAGACGCGGCCCTTCGTCCTGGTCCACGGCCTCGCCTCCAACGCCCGGCTCTGGGACGAGGTGGCCGACGAGCTCAGCGCCGCCGGCCACCCGGTCTGGGCCGTCGACCTGCCCGGACACGGCGCCACCGAGCTGCCACCGACCGGCGTCGACACCGCATCCGCCGCGCGCGCGGTCACCGCGGTGATCCAGGCGCACCTGCTCGCCGGTGCCGTCGTCGCGGGCCAGTCGTGGGGCGGCAACGTCGCGGTGCGGCTCACCGCCGACCGGCCGGAGCTGGTCGGCGCCCTGGCCCTCGTCGACGGCGGCTGGATCGACCTGCCCGCGGACTTCGGCACCTGGGACGAGTGCGCCGAGGCGCTGCGCCCGGCCGACCTGCACGGGCTGCGGGCCGACGACCTCCGCGACCGGCTCCGGCAGTCGCACCCGGACTGGTCGGACCGGGCCGTCGAGGCGACCGTGGCGAGCCTGCGGGAACTCCCCGACGGCACGGTCGAGCGGCGGCTGCCGATCCCGGCACACCTGGCGATCGTGCGCGACATGTGGGACCACCCGCCGGGCCCCTGGCTGGCCAGGATCACCGCGCCCACACTGCTGCTCCCGGCCATTCCGCAAGACCACGCCCGCGCCGAGCGCACGCGACGCCGCGTGGCGGCGGCGGCTGATCTGCTGCTCGACAACACCATCCGGGAGTACGCCGACAGCGACCACGATCTGCACGCCCAGCGACCCCGGGAACTCGCCACCGACCTGCTCGGCCTGGCCCGGCGATGA